The Glycine soja cultivar W05 chromosome 8, ASM419377v2, whole genome shotgun sequence genome has a window encoding:
- the LOC114424085 gene encoding uncharacterized protein LOC114424085, whose protein sequence is MPFGEALQQMPLYSKFLKDMLTKKHKYIHQENIVVEGNCSAVIQKILPPKHKDPGSLTIPCSIGEVTVGKALIDLGASTNLMPLSMCRRLGELEIMPTRMTLQLADRSITRPYGVIEGILDRVKHFTFPADFVVMDINEDNDIPLILGRPFMLTASCVVDMGRKKLELGFEDQMINFDLFEEDKPVPYQNVCLQVKEVEKEVLKVRAKYDITH, encoded by the coding sequence atgccctttggagaagctctacaacagatgccactctactccaagTTTTTAAAAGACATGTTGACAAAGAAGCACAAGTACATTCACCAGGAAAATATAGTTGTGGAGGGTAATTGTAGTGCTGTGATCCAGAAAATCCTTCCACCGAAGCACAAAGACCCTGGGAGTTTGaccattccttgttcaataggTGAAGTCACAGTGGGAAAAGCTCTCATTGACTTGGGAGCCAGTACCAATCTGATGCCACTCTCTATGTGCagaagattgggagagttggaaatcaTGCCTACCAGAATGACTTTACAATTggctgaccgctccattaccagaccATATGGGGTAATTGAAGGCATTCTGGacagagtaaaacattttaccTTCCCAGCAGACTTTGTTGTAATGGATATCAATGAAGATAATGACATTCCCTTAATCTTGGGAAGGCCATTTATGTTAACTGCAAGCTGTGTAGTTGATATGGGAAGAAAGAAATTGGAATTGGGCTTTGAAGATCAGATGatcaattttgatttatttgaagAAGACAAGCCTGTGCCATACCAAAATGTTTGCTTGCAAGTGAAGGAGGTTGAAAAGGAAGTCCTGAAGGTGAGGGCCAAATATGATATCACCCATTGA